Proteins from one Deinococcus actinosclerus genomic window:
- the tsaD gene encoding tRNA (adenosine(37)-N6)-threonylcarbamoyltransferase complex transferase subunit TsaD, with product MTDRPRPLRILGIDTSCDDTGVGIVELTPDGRVTVLANRVWSQAVHAQYGGVMPELASREHVERIDQIMEGALHEAGLSVTDIGAVAATSGPGLVGALLVGLMYGKGLAQALNVPFHAAHHLEGHIFAAASEAELRAPFLALVVSGGHTHLFDVPRDGEYVLVGATRDDAAGEAFDKVARLAGLGYPGGPAISEAATRGDPNAVPFKEPLKGQSGFDFSFSGLKTAALLAHRAGATPENLAASFQRAAVQTLVNTTVRAAQSTGRRTVVVSGGVAANRALRDAFAATGLHVVFPGRGLNTDNGAMIALAGAAAIQAGRPASALDGGATAYAPLANA from the coding sequence ATGACTGATCGCCCCCGTCCGCTGCGCATCCTGGGAATCGACACGTCCTGCGACGACACGGGCGTCGGGATCGTGGAGCTCACGCCGGACGGCCGCGTGACGGTCCTGGCGAACCGGGTGTGGTCGCAGGCGGTGCACGCGCAGTACGGGGGCGTCATGCCGGAACTCGCCAGCCGCGAGCACGTCGAGCGCATCGACCAGATCATGGAAGGCGCCCTGCACGAGGCGGGCCTGAGCGTCACCGACATCGGCGCGGTCGCGGCGACCTCCGGGCCTGGACTGGTGGGCGCGCTGCTGGTGGGCCTGATGTACGGCAAGGGCCTCGCGCAGGCGCTGAACGTGCCCTTCCACGCGGCGCACCACCTGGAGGGCCACATCTTCGCGGCGGCCAGCGAGGCCGAGCTGCGCGCCCCGTTCCTGGCGCTGGTCGTCAGCGGCGGACACACCCACCTGTTCGACGTACCGCGCGATGGCGAGTACGTGCTGGTCGGCGCGACCCGCGACGACGCGGCGGGTGAGGCCTTCGACAAGGTCGCCCGCCTCGCCGGGCTGGGCTACCCCGGCGGCCCGGCCATCAGCGAGGCCGCCACGCGCGGCGACCCGAACGCCGTGCCGTTCAAGGAACCCCTGAAGGGCCAGAGCGGCTTCGACTTCAGCTTCAGCGGCCTGAAGACGGCGGCGCTCCTCGCCCACCGCGCGGGCGCCACCCCGGAGAACCTCGCGGCGAGCTTCCAGCGGGCCGCCGTGCAGACTCTCGTGAACACCACCGTCCGCGCCGCGCAGTCCACCGGGCGCCGCACGGTCGTCGTGTCCGGCGGGGTGGCCGCCAACCGCGCCCTGCGCGACGCGTTCGCCGCCACCGGCCTGCACGTCGTGTTCCCCGGCAGGGGCCTGAACACCGACAACGGCGCCATGATCGCCCTGGCGGGCGCCGCCGCCATCCAGGCCGGACGCCCGGCCAGTGCCCTGGACGGCGGCGCGACCGCGTACGCGCCCCTGGCGAACGCCTGA